From the Achromobacter xylosoxidans A8 genome, the window GCGTAATCGCCAGGCGCATGCCCATGCCGGGATACAGCAAAGGGTTGAAGAGCTCGGCCAGGCAGCGGGCCACGCGCGCGTCAGGATCCAGCAGGCGGTCGTACTCCGCCTTGCCGATGAACTGCGCCACGCGCTCATTCAATTGGTGGAGCAGATAGCGGTTGAACGGGATGCTGCTGTCCAGCAGCCAGTCGAAGGTGGCGGCCGGCAGGCGCGCCACCACCGAATCCCGCAGCGCAACGATGTCGTACTTGCGGATCTCGCGCTTGAGCAGCGAGCCTTCACCTATCCAGCCGCCGGCAGGCACGCCAGTCAGTGAAGCCACCTTGCCTTCGGCGTTACCCACCGAAACCTTGACCAGCCCCGCCAGCACGCCTATCCAAGCCTGTGCGAGTTCACCTTTGCGCTCTATGATCGACCCGGCAACCACCTGCTGCACGGTCAGGTCCCGCTCGACGCGTTCTTGCTGATCGCGGCTGAGCACGCGAAACCAGGCGGCGGCGAGTTGCAGGGAGTCGGCTAGCTGCATCGGGAATACCCTAAAAGTTCCTTGAATGTCGCGATGGTGACAGTTGGTAGCAACCCAACCTTATACCTTAACTCCTGCCGTAAATCTAAAACCAACTGGTCAAGCGCTTCATCGCCACCGCCGCTTACGCGGACTCCTGGCCCGATGCGCCCAAACCGGAGGAGACATCGTGGCACATACACCGCCCGCATCTGCACGGATGCCGGCTGCGCTGGATACCTTTCCGGCGCTGCTGTTCACGCATGCCAGCGTTCGCGGGTCGCGGCCCGCCATACGCGAAAAAGATCTGGGGATCTGGCAAACCCTTACGTGGTCCGAAGTGGCTGAGCATGTCCGGCACGTCGCGCATGGCTTGGCCGCGCTGGGCATCAAGCCCGGCATGCACGTGGCCGTCATCGGCGAGAATCGTCCGCGCCTGTACATGGCCATGATGGCCGCGCAGTCGCTGGGCGCCATACCGGTGCCGCTCTACCAGGACGCCGTCGCCCAGGAAATGGTCTACGTGCTGCAGGACGCCGAGATCACCGTGGCCATCGTCGAAGACCAGGAACAGGTCGACAAGATGCTCGAAGTCCGCGAGCAATGCCCTGCCTTGCAGCACGTGGTGTACGACGATCCGCGCGGCCTGCGCCATTACACCGACCCGATGCTGCGTTCGTATGAACAGCTGGAGGAACTGGGCCGCGAATACGCTGCGCAGCATCCCGGCTTCTTCGACCAGGCCGTCGCCGCCGTGCAGCCGCATGATCCGGCCGCCATGTTCTATACGTCGGGCACCACCGGCAAGCCCAAGGGCGTGGTGCTCACGCACCATGCGCTGATCGACCGCGCGCGCGCCGTGTCCGAAATGGAAAAGCTGACCGACCAGGAAGACGTGCTGGCCTATCTGCCGCCTGCCTGGATCGGCCAGAACATGTTCTCGTACACGCAGCTGCTGGTCACGGGCTTTACGGTGAACCATCCCGAATCGCCTGACACCGTGTCGATCGACATGCGCGACATCGGCCCCACCTATTACTTCGCGCCGCCGCGCGTGCTGGAAGGCCTGCTGACGCATGTGATGATCCGCATGGAAGACGCGGGGCTGATCAAGCGCAAGCTGTTCGCGGCCTGCATGAAGCTCGCGCGCCGCGTGGGCACCAGGATCCTGGACGGCGAACAAGTCAGCGCCTGGGACCGCCTGCGCTACGCGCTGGGCAACATGATGATCTACGGTCCGCTGCGCAATGCGCTGGGCATGAGCCGGGTACGCGTGGCCTACACCGCGGGCGAGGCCATCGGCCCCGACCTGTTCGTGTTCTACCGCTCCATCGGCATCAACCTCAAGCAGCTCTATGGCTCCACGGAAACCTCGGTCTTCGTCTGCGTGCAGCCCGACGGCCAGGTGCGCGACGACACCGTGGGTCCGCCCGTCGACGGCGTCGAGATCCGCGTGGCCGACAACGGCGAGATCCTGGTCAAGAGCCCGGGCCTGTTCAAGGAGTACTACCGCAACCCCGAAGCGACCGCCGAAGCGCGCAGCGCCGATGGCTGGTTCCACACGGGCGACGCGGGCTATCTGGACACCGACGGCCAACTGAAGATCATCGACCGCGCCAAGGACGTGGGCAAGCTCGCCAACGGCAGCCTGTTCGCGCCCAAGTACATCGAGAACAAGCTCAAGTTCTTCCAGCACATCAAGGAAGCGGTGGCCTTCGGCGCCAACCGCGAGGACGTGTGCGCCTTCATCAATATCGACCTGGAAGCCGTGGGCAACTGGGCCGAACGCCGCGGCATGCCCTATGCCGGCTACACCGACCTGGCGTCCAAGGACGAGGTCTACCAGCTGATCGCGGAATGCGTGGAACAGGTCAACGCCGACCTGGCCACCGATCCCAAGCTGTCGGCCTCGCAGATCAGCCGCTTCCTCATCCTGCACAAGGAACTGGATCCGGACGACGACGAGCTGACCCGCACGCGCAAGGTGCGCCGCGCCTTCATCGCGCAGAAGTACGGCGTGCTGATCGACGCGCTGTTCGGCGGCAAGCAGTCGCAGTTCATCGAGACCGAAGTGAAATTCGAAGACGGACGCACCGGCAAGATCTCGGCGGACTTGAAGATCCGCCCGGTCAAGACCTTCCCCGCCATCACCGCCAAGGCCGCGTAGAGATCATGAGCA encodes:
- a CDS encoding Crp/Fnr family transcriptional regulator, which translates into the protein MQLADSLQLAAAWFRVLSRDQQERVERDLTVQQVVAGSIIERKGELAQAWIGVLAGLVKVSVGNAEGKVASLTGVPAGGWIGEGSLLKREIRKYDIVALRDSVVARLPAATFDWLLDSSIPFNRYLLHQLNERVAQFIGKAEYDRLLDPDARVARCLAELFNPLLYPGMGMRLAITQEEVGYLARVSRQRANQALRKLEEAGLLNVEYGAVRVLDLDGLKQYGSDRAAVEGEPA
- a CDS encoding AMP-dependent synthetase/ligase, yielding MAHTPPASARMPAALDTFPALLFTHASVRGSRPAIREKDLGIWQTLTWSEVAEHVRHVAHGLAALGIKPGMHVAVIGENRPRLYMAMMAAQSLGAIPVPLYQDAVAQEMVYVLQDAEITVAIVEDQEQVDKMLEVREQCPALQHVVYDDPRGLRHYTDPMLRSYEQLEELGREYAAQHPGFFDQAVAAVQPHDPAAMFYTSGTTGKPKGVVLTHHALIDRARAVSEMEKLTDQEDVLAYLPPAWIGQNMFSYTQLLVTGFTVNHPESPDTVSIDMRDIGPTYYFAPPRVLEGLLTHVMIRMEDAGLIKRKLFAACMKLARRVGTRILDGEQVSAWDRLRYALGNMMIYGPLRNALGMSRVRVAYTAGEAIGPDLFVFYRSIGINLKQLYGSTETSVFVCVQPDGQVRDDTVGPPVDGVEIRVADNGEILVKSPGLFKEYYRNPEATAEARSADGWFHTGDAGYLDTDGQLKIIDRAKDVGKLANGSLFAPKYIENKLKFFQHIKEAVAFGANREDVCAFINIDLEAVGNWAERRGMPYAGYTDLASKDEVYQLIAECVEQVNADLATDPKLSASQISRFLILHKELDPDDDELTRTRKVRRAFIAQKYGVLIDALFGGKQSQFIETEVKFEDGRTGKISADLKIRPVKTFPAITAKAA